In Wolbachia endosymbiont of Spodoptera picta, a single window of DNA contains:
- a CDS encoding N-acetylmuramoyl-L-alanine amidase, with the protein MKLIVKKCLSVLFLLLLVAPLVYGQQSCLSDIENDFQDLKTSLKNPIFLDPAPSLNYDDREGKKVLMVVVHHTESPTLKSTKYALNSSGISVQLIVDRDGSITLMVPLEKRAWHAGISYAKVQVDNVVEELRKLNDYSIGIEIVNTGLEPFPEEQMKSVKDLILYLIKRFKIRKDMIFSHAEIGTIVYNSAIEGYAMRKPDPHKLFDWELLEKSGIGLHIGDRISPQDAEQKVNEVLYKVGDKSENILKLKKRLNGFFYKILPWNDREGNMIFPDNNANYSNEFDENFAWVINQFSMHYLPKEIRKDLPLKLEQEDILPEFLVKYSNLIFSEFLSLSDKTKLSLKPPFLNEEDYKHLLSSLAEYENNISSDAFAMLMYKIKLYYDSYLRYNIRSSLYIPFRLNSFEKLDVLKNEILSFKSISPEKAIEVSNLINEFRSQVLSNFQNFEKQWFQEFKDTWKQKFIPNMEKQMSWTALHETVLEYLEKAKKEV; encoded by the coding sequence ATGAAACTTATAGTAAAAAAATGTTTGTCTGTTTTATTTCTGTTGCTGCTTGTAGCGCCTCTTGTATATGGACAACAATCTTGTTTAAGTGATATTGAGAACGATTTTCAAGATTTGAAAACATCATTAAAAAATCCAATATTTTTAGATCCTGCACCGAGTTTAAATTATGATGATAGAGAAGGCAAAAAAGTGTTGATGGTGGTGGTGCACCATACTGAATCACCAACATTAAAAAGTACAAAATACGCATTAAATTCTTCAGGGATATCAGTACAGCTTATTGTTGATAGAGATGGTAGCATTACTCTGATGGTTCCACTTGAAAAACGAGCATGGCATGCTGGTATAAGTTATGCGAAAGTTCAAGTAGATAATGTGGTTGAAGAGCTACGAAAACTGAATGATTATTCTATAGGTATAGAGATTGTAAACACAGGGCTTGAGCCTTTTCCAGAAGAGCAAATGAAATCTGTCAAAGATCTGATTTTGTACCTCATTAAGCGCTTTAAGATTAGAAAAGATATGATATTTAGTCACGCTGAGATAGGCACTATAGTGTACAACTCAGCAATTGAAGGTTACGCAATGCGTAAGCCTGATCCACATAAGTTATTTGATTGGGAGTTATTAGAGAAAAGTGGTATCGGATTGCATATAGGTGATAGAATCAGTCCTCAAGACGCAGAACAAAAAGTAAATGAGGTTTTGTATAAGGTAGGCGATAAGAGTGAAAATATTTTGAAATTAAAAAAAAGGTTAAACGGTTTTTTTTATAAAATACTGCCTTGGAATGATAGGGAAGGTAATATGATTTTTCCTGACAATAATGCTAATTACTCAAATGAGTTTGATGAAAATTTTGCGTGGGTTATCAATCAGTTTTCAATGCACTACTTGCCGAAAGAGATTAGAAAAGACTTGCCTCTAAAATTAGAACAAGAAGATATTTTGCCTGAATTTTTAGTTAAGTATAGTAATCTTATTTTTAGTGAATTCTTATCTTTAAGTGATAAAACTAAATTAAGCTTAAAGCCACCATTTTTGAATGAAGAGGATTATAAGCATTTATTATCTTCTCTTGCAGAATATGAAAATAATATTTCTTCTGATGCATTTGCTATGCTCATGTACAAGATTAAGCTATATTATGACTCTTATCTAAGATACAATATAAGATCTTCACTTTATATTCCATTTAGACTTAATTCATTTGAAAAGCTAGATGTTTTAAAGAATGAAATATTATCTTTTAAGTCTATAAGCCCTGAAAAGGCTATAGAAGTCTCGAATTTGATTAATGAGTTTAGGTCGCAAGTTTTATCTAATTTCCAAAATTTTGAGAAGCAGTGGTTTCAAGAATTTAAGGACACTTGGAAACAAAAATTTATACCGAATATGGAAAAGCAAATGTCTTGGACTGCGCTACATGAAACTGTGTTGGAATATTTAGAAAAGGCGAAGAAAGAAGTCTAA
- a CDS encoding pyridoxal phosphate-dependent aminotransferase codes for MSDLAKRMSLIKPSPTIAVTDKANRLKSEGKKICVLAAGEPDFDTPDHIKKAAIQSINEGKTKYTVVDGTHELKEAIINKLKRDNNLEYTLNQICVGAGAKQVLFNLFMATIDSGDEAIIPAPYWVSYVDMVNLFGGLPVIVECKQNFKLTPELLESNITEKTKWLILNSPNNPAGIVYTYDELKSIARVLLKHPHVNVVTDDIYEHIIYDEKFFTIAKIEPKLYDRVFVVNGVSKAYAMTGWRIGYIAGRSDIVKAISTLQSQSTSNPNSIAQAAAVEALNGDHSFLKERTKIFRDRRDFVVKKLNSASGLSASIPQGAFYLFVSCESLLGKSTKSGKVINSDLDFAEYLLEDHLVAVVPGIAFGLKNFIRISYATSQEQLEIGCDSITKACEMLS; via the coding sequence ATGTCAGACCTTGCAAAGAGGATGTCTCTGATAAAACCGTCGCCTACAATTGCTGTGACCGATAAGGCAAACAGATTAAAAAGCGAAGGAAAGAAAATTTGCGTTTTAGCTGCGGGAGAGCCGGATTTTGACACTCCAGATCATATAAAAAAGGCAGCTATTCAATCGATAAATGAAGGTAAAACTAAATATACTGTTGTTGATGGAACTCATGAGCTTAAAGAGGCGATAATCAATAAGTTAAAAAGGGATAACAATCTAGAATATACACTGAACCAAATTTGTGTCGGCGCAGGCGCTAAGCAGGTGTTATTCAACTTATTTATGGCAACAATTGACTCTGGAGATGAGGCTATAATACCAGCTCCTTATTGGGTTTCGTATGTTGATATGGTAAATCTTTTTGGCGGACTGCCAGTTATTGTAGAGTGCAAACAAAACTTTAAGCTTACACCGGAGTTACTGGAAAGCAATATAACTGAGAAAACTAAATGGTTAATTCTTAATTCACCGAACAATCCAGCAGGAATTGTCTATACATATGATGAATTGAAAAGCATAGCGAGAGTATTGCTTAAACATCCACATGTGAATGTTGTTACAGATGATATTTATGAGCACATAATATACGACGAAAAGTTTTTTACCATTGCTAAGATTGAGCCAAAACTTTATGATAGAGTTTTTGTGGTCAATGGAGTATCAAAAGCCTATGCAATGACTGGCTGGAGAATAGGTTATATTGCAGGTAGGAGTGATATAGTAAAAGCTATTTCTACACTGCAGTCTCAAAGTACTTCTAACCCAAATTCAATAGCACAAGCAGCAGCAGTTGAAGCGTTAAACGGTGATCATAGTTTTTTGAAAGAAAGAACAAAAATCTTTAGGGACCGTAGAGATTTTGTAGTAAAAAAGCTAAATTCTGCTTCAGGCTTGTCAGCATCTATTCCACAAGGTGCATTCTATTTGTTTGTCTCATGTGAAAGTTTATTGGGTAAGAGTACGAAAAGTGGTAAAGTAATAAATAGTGATCTTGATTTTGCCGAATATTTATTAGAAGATCATTTAGTTGCTGTTGTTCCAGGAATTGCATTTGGTCTGAAAAATTTTATCAGAATTTCTTATGCAACCTCTCAGGAACAATTAGAAATTGGATGTGATAGTATTACTAAAGCATGCGAAATGCTAAGTTAA
- the rpe gene encoding ribulose-phosphate 3-epimerase: MGIKIAPSILSADFAKLGEEVKRISNLNVDYIHIDVMDGNFVPNITIGPNVISAIRKYSNLPFDVHLMIKSPGNHIESFINAGADIITIHAEAEIHLERLVRKIKSYKNNTKKIIQVGVSIVPSTSPSVLEYIIDELDIVLIMTVNPGFGGQEFIHSQLSKISTVRKMIQDRNLKTQVSVDGGVNFSNAADIIKAGANILVAGSAIFKAEDIKKAINDLKNLSL; the protein is encoded by the coding sequence ATGGGTATTAAAATTGCACCTTCTATACTTTCAGCAGACTTTGCAAAATTAGGAGAGGAAGTAAAAAGAATTAGCAACTTGAATGTAGATTATATACACATAGACGTTATGGATGGAAATTTTGTTCCAAATATTACAATAGGTCCGAATGTTATCTCTGCGATACGTAAATATAGCAATCTTCCTTTTGATGTACACTTAATGATTAAATCTCCTGGTAACCATATTGAAAGTTTTATAAATGCTGGTGCTGATATTATCACTATACATGCAGAAGCAGAGATACATCTTGAGAGGCTAGTAAGAAAGATAAAATCATATAAAAACAATACAAAAAAAATAATACAAGTTGGGGTTTCAATTGTTCCTTCAACTTCTCCAAGCGTGCTTGAGTATATAATAGATGAGCTAGATATTGTACTAATTATGACAGTCAATCCTGGATTTGGAGGACAGGAGTTTATTCATTCGCAGTTGAGTAAGATATCTACCGTGAGGAAAATGATACAGGACCGTAATCTTAAAACACAAGTTTCAGTAGATGGTGGAGTTAACTTTTCTAACGCAGCTGATATAATAAAAGCAGGTGCAAATATATTAGTTGCTGGATCAGCAATATTTAAAGCTGAAGACATAAAAAAGGCTATAAACGATCTTAAAAATCTTTCGTTATAA
- the glyA gene encoding serine hydroxymethyltransferase — MTSVSERICDSKSSLKSFDDEVYQSIEKELRRQKSQLQLIASENFASKAVMEAQGSFLTNKYAEGYSGKRYYCGCEYVDEIESLAMERLCKLFGVKFANVQPHSGSQANQAVFASLLTPGDTILGLSLNCGGHLTHGAAPNLSGKWFKSIQYTVNRDTYLLDMDEVEKLALENKPKLIIAGASAYPREIDFERFRKIANKVGAYLLADIAHYSGLIAAGCYPSPAEYAHVMTSTTHKTLRGPRGGVVMTNDEALHKKIRSAVFPGLQGGPLMHVIAAKAVAFKEALTPEFKTYSKKVVENAKVLAQALQKHGINIITGGTDSHIVLVDLRSQKLTGKDVVNSLERAGITCNKNSVPFDTEKPTITSGLRFGTAAETTRGLEREDFKEIADLINEIIQGLINGNSPDIERAVKNKVEKICSNFPIY; from the coding sequence ATGACAAGTGTTTCAGAAAGAATTTGTGACTCTAAAAGTAGTCTGAAGTCTTTTGATGATGAAGTTTATCAATCTATAGAGAAAGAACTGCGGCGACAAAAATCACAGTTGCAACTGATTGCATCAGAAAATTTTGCGAGTAAAGCAGTGATGGAAGCACAAGGTTCTTTTCTGACTAATAAATATGCAGAAGGTTATTCTGGTAAGAGATATTATTGTGGTTGTGAGTATGTGGATGAAATTGAAAGTCTAGCTATGGAGAGGCTCTGTAAGCTGTTTGGTGTTAAATTTGCAAATGTTCAACCTCATTCTGGTTCTCAGGCAAATCAAGCAGTGTTTGCTTCGCTGCTTACTCCGGGCGATACTATACTTGGATTGTCACTAAATTGTGGTGGACATTTAACTCATGGTGCAGCACCAAACCTTTCTGGTAAATGGTTTAAGTCGATTCAGTATACAGTTAATAGAGATACTTATCTACTCGATATGGACGAGGTAGAAAAGCTAGCGCTGGAGAATAAACCGAAGCTAATCATTGCTGGTGCTTCTGCTTATCCAAGAGAAATAGATTTCGAGCGCTTTCGCAAAATTGCGAATAAAGTTGGTGCATATCTGCTTGCAGATATTGCTCACTATTCAGGACTTATTGCTGCAGGTTGTTACCCATCACCTGCTGAATATGCGCATGTTATGACTTCTACAACTCACAAAACTCTACGTGGTCCTCGTGGCGGAGTGGTAATGACAAATGATGAAGCATTACATAAAAAAATTAGGTCTGCGGTTTTTCCAGGGTTGCAAGGTGGGCCGCTTATGCATGTGATAGCTGCAAAAGCTGTTGCATTTAAGGAGGCATTAACGCCAGAGTTTAAAACTTATAGTAAAAAAGTTGTAGAAAATGCAAAAGTGTTAGCTCAAGCGCTGCAAAAACATGGAATAAACATTATAACTGGTGGCACTGACTCTCATATTGTGCTAGTTGATTTAAGATCACAGAAGTTGACGGGAAAAGACGTTGTAAATAGCCTTGAGAGAGCTGGCATTACCTGCAATAAAAACTCTGTGCCATTTGACACGGAAAAGCCAACCATTACTTCAGGGCTACGTTTTGGTACCGCTGCTGAGACAACGCGTGGACTTGAGAGAGAAGATTTTAAAGAGATAGCTGATCTAATAAATGAAATAATTCAGGGATTGATCAATGGAAATAGTCCTGATATTGAAAGAGCAGTAAAAAATAAAGTTGAAAAGATTTGTAGTAATTTTCCTATTTATTAA
- a CDS encoding phosphoglycerate kinase produces MNVLSIESCDFHNKNVLLRVDFNVPIKNERICDATRILRALPTIQYLANAGAKVIIISHFGRPKAKDSNLSLKNVAEALSQLLSKEVKFIDDCIGERVQRVINAMDGGDIILLENLRFYKEEEQNDSNFAKQLASLADIYVNDAFSCSHRAHASISRITEFLPSYSGFCLQDELKYLEQAISFDAKPITAIVGGAKISTKIKMLIKLAEKVDYLILGGAIANNFLLFNKVNIGKSFFQNGVDDLLHDIVKTANKNNCKIVAPEDVLVAVNSDYSTGVLRKTESILDGDIILDIGPQTLSTISGIIASSKTLLWNGPIGVFEHSAFANGTVEVMRVVSNLTHEGKLTSVIGGGDSLSAVNAAGLTDKDFTYISTGGGAFLSWLSGDKMPGLRLTSN; encoded by the coding sequence ATAAATGTACTTAGCATAGAGAGTTGTGATTTTCACAATAAAAATGTTCTGCTCAGGGTTGACTTCAATGTTCCTATAAAAAATGAAAGAATTTGTGATGCCACTCGTATTTTAAGAGCGCTACCTACCATTCAATATTTGGCAAATGCGGGTGCAAAAGTTATTATTATCTCACATTTTGGGCGTCCAAAAGCCAAAGACAGTAACTTATCGCTAAAAAACGTAGCTGAAGCTTTATCGCAGCTGCTAAGCAAAGAAGTGAAATTTATTGATGATTGTATTGGTGAGAGAGTACAAAGAGTAATAAATGCGATGGATGGAGGAGATATAATATTACTAGAGAATCTGAGGTTTTATAAAGAAGAAGAGCAGAATGACTCAAATTTTGCTAAACAATTAGCATCTCTAGCAGATATATATGTAAATGATGCATTTTCTTGCTCTCATAGAGCTCACGCTTCTATTTCACGTATTACGGAATTTTTACCTTCTTATTCAGGATTTTGCTTGCAAGATGAGCTAAAATATCTTGAGCAAGCCATATCGTTTGATGCTAAACCTATTACTGCGATAGTTGGTGGAGCTAAAATATCCACTAAAATAAAAATGCTTATAAAACTAGCAGAAAAGGTTGATTACCTTATTCTGGGCGGCGCAATTGCTAATAATTTTTTGTTATTTAATAAAGTTAATATAGGCAAGTCTTTTTTTCAAAATGGCGTTGATGATCTTCTGCACGATATTGTTAAGACGGCAAATAAAAACAATTGCAAAATAGTTGCGCCAGAAGATGTTTTGGTTGCAGTAAATTCTGATTATAGCACTGGCGTTTTAAGAAAAACTGAATCCATTTTGGACGGTGATATAATTTTAGATATCGGACCTCAAACTTTAAGCACAATAAGCGGTATAATAGCAAGCAGTAAAACTCTGCTGTGGAACGGACCTATTGGTGTTTTTGAACATTCAGCTTTTGCAAATGGTACAGTAGAGGTGATGAGAGTAGTAAGTAATTTGACACACGAAGGAAAATTAACCAGTGTAATAGGAGGAGGAGATAGCCTATCTGCAGTAAATGCTGCAGGTCTTACTGATAAAGATTTTACATATATTTCAACTGGTGGGGGAGCATTTTTAAGTTGGCTCAGTGGTGATAAAATGCCGGGACTGCGATTAACATCTAATTAA
- a CDS encoding EndoU domain-containing protein, producing MSKVAKLILCLIIPVIGFVFYIKEHYFNNTNSQIKFEPFFKTDSSDPDYIPLLPELTNFDRGILRVCGDWGTQPDEEDFRILLDCPQHQEVVKKIYDKLDHQVITPSADLGLFKDELTKIWFTNSGTEKETIGFGHIFCGEPDRLGLGGMHFVGRYVEAQENKWAGAIWDNESLCNKLDIKPPVYTFGMKYLGKDGEVKVKCPSGYAYNLHADDILVSATKAFKELGKDGMCLYKMEDDNYQSVFVRKKDAILTFYPDLTPKCNDKSINCSCSKY from the coding sequence ATGTCGAAAGTAGCTAAATTAATCTTATGCTTAATAATACCAGTAATAGGATTTGTTTTTTACATTAAGGAGCATTACTTCAACAATACAAATTCACAAATTAAATTTGAGCCATTCTTCAAAACAGATTCTTCAGATCCAGACTATATTCCACTACTTCCGGAGCTGACTAACTTTGACAGAGGAATATTAAGGGTTTGTGGAGATTGGGGAACACAGCCTGATGAAGAAGATTTCAGAATTTTGCTTGATTGTCCGCAGCATCAAGAAGTGGTGAAAAAGATATACGATAAGCTTGATCATCAGGTGATTACACCTAGTGCAGACTTGGGGTTGTTTAAAGATGAATTGACTAAGATTTGGTTTACAAATAGCGGAACTGAAAAAGAAACTATAGGGTTTGGGCATATTTTTTGTGGTGAACCAGATAGATTGGGGCTTGGTGGTATGCATTTTGTAGGTAGATATGTTGAGGCTCAAGAAAATAAGTGGGCGGGTGCGATTTGGGATAATGAATCTCTGTGCAATAAATTAGATATTAAGCCACCTGTTTACACATTTGGAATGAAATATCTAGGTAAGGATGGAGAAGTGAAAGTTAAGTGCCCAAGTGGGTACGCGTATAACCTTCATGCTGATGATATTTTAGTTTCTGCGACTAAGGCGTTTAAGGAGCTGGGAAAAGATGGAATGTGTCTGTATAAAATGGAAGATGACAATTATCAATCAGTGTTTGTGAGAAAGAAAGACGCTATACTCACATTCTATCCTGACTTAACACCAAAATGTAATGATAAGAGTATTAATTGTAGCTGTAGCAAGTATTGA
- a CDS encoding transporter associated domain-containing protein, whose amino-acid sequence MNKKRTLVEKIAYRIFLFLFNKTSVLKKCATEALMGDLSGLDILNSLLKFRDCSIMDIMTPRKEICAVDIESSKDEVIKKVKNTYHAKIPTYKNNFDNVIGFFYVKDIIFNKNKDFNLRNIIQNVIFVPASMKATNLFVRMKSSKSYLAIVLDEYGGTDGLISINDLIEELIPNIDNENEVNSEHTITELSQNKFEISARALIKDIEENLKIELCDSEEHYATLSGLVLSIAGKVPSVDEVIRYKNGIKFIIKDANERYINKIILDLSDYKN is encoded by the coding sequence TTGAATAAGAAAAGAACTTTAGTAGAAAAAATAGCATACAGAATTTTTCTCTTTCTCTTCAACAAAACTTCTGTGTTAAAAAAATGTGCGACTGAGGCATTGATGGGTGATCTGTCAGGTCTTGACATACTTAATAGTCTATTAAAATTCCGTGATTGTAGTATCATGGATATAATGACTCCACGTAAGGAGATATGTGCAGTAGACATTGAATCGAGTAAGGATGAGGTAATAAAGAAGGTGAAAAACACTTACCATGCTAAGATACCAACTTATAAGAATAACTTTGACAACGTAATAGGCTTTTTTTACGTAAAAGATATCATTTTCAATAAGAATAAAGATTTTAATCTGAGAAATATTATACAAAATGTAATATTTGTCCCAGCCTCAATGAAAGCAACAAATCTTTTTGTTAGAATGAAATCTTCCAAGTCATATTTAGCTATTGTACTGGATGAATATGGTGGAACTGATGGTTTAATTTCGATAAATGATCTTATAGAAGAATTGATACCAAATATTGATAACGAGAATGAGGTAAATTCAGAACACACCATTACTGAATTATCTCAAAATAAGTTTGAAATATCGGCAAGGGCCCTTATAAAGGATATAGAGGAAAATCTAAAAATAGAGTTGTGTGACTCTGAAGAGCATTATGCCACACTTAGTGGTTTGGTTCTTTCAATTGCTGGTAAGGTACCTTCTGTAGATGAAGTTATAAGATATAAAAATGGTATAAAATTTATCATCAAGGATGCAAATGAACGATACATTAACAAAATAATACTAGACTTAAGTGATTACAAAAATTAA
- the hemE gene encoding uroporphyrinogen decarboxylase, which produces MKRSKAKIARIISQNESNEKVPIWLMRQAGRSLPEYRKAVENMNNFMEICYSTNLVTELTLQPITRFDMDAAIIFSDILIIADILGCNVNFTRGVGPIIRPIESAKELKSLQGIESKTLPILNAIKEVRSQLPEEKSLIGFAGGPWTVGSYIIEGGGSKTFSKVLNFCPLALEEIIKKITEATIIYLIKQIEFGADVIQLFDSNAGVLKGKLFERYIIKPTKEIVSAIKSRFPNFPIIGFPRSAENLYTDYCEQTGVSAVNIDYNVPIEWAKENLKIPLQGNLNPSLLAYNKSEAIEEAKRIIDCFRGLPFIFNLGHGVLPDTPVENIAELVDLVRNY; this is translated from the coding sequence TTGAAAAGAAGTAAAGCAAAAATAGCAAGAATCATCAGTCAGAACGAGTCAAATGAAAAAGTCCCTATTTGGTTAATGCGTCAGGCTGGTAGGTCTCTTCCTGAGTATCGGAAGGCAGTGGAAAACATGAATAATTTTATGGAGATATGTTATAGCACAAATTTGGTAACAGAGTTAACGTTACAACCAATAACAAGGTTCGACATGGATGCAGCGATAATTTTTTCTGATATTTTGATAATAGCTGACATTTTAGGTTGTAATGTAAATTTTACTCGAGGTGTGGGTCCAATAATAAGACCTATAGAAAGTGCTAAAGAATTGAAGAGTCTACAAGGAATTGAATCTAAGACATTACCAATCCTAAATGCTATAAAAGAAGTAAGAAGCCAGTTACCAGAAGAAAAATCGCTTATAGGCTTTGCTGGAGGGCCGTGGACGGTAGGTTCATACATCATAGAGGGCGGTGGTAGTAAAACTTTTTCCAAGGTGCTAAATTTTTGTCCATTGGCACTAGAGGAAATAATAAAAAAAATAACGGAAGCGACAATTATTTATCTGATCAAACAGATAGAGTTTGGAGCAGATGTTATTCAGTTATTTGACAGCAATGCTGGTGTATTGAAGGGAAAACTATTTGAAAGATACATCATCAAGCCAACAAAGGAAATTGTTTCGGCAATAAAGAGTAGATTTCCCAATTTTCCAATAATAGGTTTTCCGCGCTCTGCTGAAAATCTTTATACAGATTACTGCGAACAAACAGGCGTATCTGCAGTAAATATAGATTATAATGTTCCAATAGAATGGGCGAAAGAAAATCTAAAAATTCCTCTGCAAGGGAACCTTAATCCTAGTCTTTTGGCCTACAATAAGTCAGAAGCAATTGAAGAAGCAAAGCGTATAATAGATTGTTTTAGAGGGTTACCTTTTATATTTAATCTTGGACATGGAGTGCTTCCTGATACTCCGGTTGAAAATATTGCTGAATTAGTGGACCTAGTAAGAAACTACTAA
- a CDS encoding MFS transporter — protein sequence MKRNFFIWLLASLFYAYQYILRVIPNIIAPELITKFNISITDIGQFGGLYYIGYTLAHIPVGLALDRFGPKFVLPVCIVLTFAGTLPLICFDEWYYSILGRMIVGVGSSASAVGLFKIASMYFSQEKSARMASLSIIIGLLGAIYGGLPLDFLLNKFGWSYVIYTFSAFGCLLALLLLLITPKSNIEESRNDNILQDLKTVLFNKHIILISFFGGLMVGPLEGFADGWAKAFLCEAYQMTGDLASSLSSLMFIGMGAGSFFLAYLLEKYPDKHYEAIIACSFAMIASFILLFIQAGGLYIALPALLVIGFASGYQVITIYKAISYVNNNLVGLATAISNMIVMVFGYFFHTGIAKIIDLCWNEMVVQGNPVYGTELLVKAISIIPICLLLAVFGFIWLKKSSYDKCFRKNL from the coding sequence TTGAAGAGAAACTTTTTCATATGGTTGCTAGCATCACTATTTTATGCATACCAGTATATATTACGTGTAATTCCAAATATAATCGCGCCTGAATTAATAACGAAATTTAACATAAGTATTACAGATATTGGTCAATTTGGTGGGCTATATTATATAGGCTATACGCTTGCTCACATACCTGTTGGTCTTGCCCTTGATAGATTTGGGCCAAAGTTTGTTTTGCCTGTGTGTATTGTCTTAACGTTTGCTGGGACATTACCACTAATATGCTTTGATGAGTGGTATTACTCAATACTTGGTAGAATGATTGTCGGAGTTGGGTCATCTGCTTCGGCAGTTGGGCTCTTTAAAATTGCAAGTATGTATTTCTCACAAGAAAAATCAGCAAGGATGGCTAGTTTATCTATAATAATAGGGTTACTGGGAGCTATTTATGGTGGATTACCTCTAGACTTTTTGCTCAATAAATTTGGTTGGAGTTATGTTATATATACTTTCTCAGCGTTTGGTTGTTTGCTTGCTCTGTTGTTGCTTTTAATAACGCCAAAAAGTAACATAGAGGAGAGTAGAAATGACAACATACTTCAAGATTTAAAGACTGTACTTTTCAATAAACATATCATTCTAATCAGCTTTTTTGGTGGCTTAATGGTTGGACCATTAGAAGGTTTTGCTGATGGTTGGGCAAAAGCGTTCTTATGTGAAGCATATCAAATGACCGGGGATCTGGCATCTTCGCTTTCTTCCCTTATGTTTATAGGTATGGGAGCTGGATCATTCTTTTTAGCTTATTTACTGGAAAAATACCCAGACAAACATTACGAGGCAATTATTGCCTGTTCTTTTGCAATGATTGCTAGCTTTATCTTGCTTTTTATACAAGCTGGAGGTTTATATATTGCACTACCTGCACTTCTTGTTATCGGCTTTGCATCTGGTTATCAGGTAATTACTATTTACAAAGCAATAAGTTATGTGAACAATAACTTGGTAGGCTTGGCCACAGCCATATCAAACATGATAGTTATGGTTTTTGGCTATTTTTTTCATACAGGAATTGCAAAAATAATAGATTTATGTTGGAATGAAATGGTAGTACAAGGAAATCCTGTGTATGGTACTGAATTACTAGTAAAAGCAATATCAATTATTCCTATATGTTTGCTTTTAGCTGTTTTTGGATTTATATGGTTAAAGAAAAGTTCTTATGACAAGTGTTTCAGAAAGAATTTGTGA
- a CDS encoding DMT family transporter, whose product MAWVYLLLAGLVEIIWTTALKYSNGFTRVIPVVIILVSGSVSLYWLSLAMKSIPLGTSYAVWTGIGSIGAAIIGIMFFNDPVNLGRLFSLALVVLGIIGLKVFSN is encoded by the coding sequence ATGGCTTGGGTGTATTTGCTATTAGCTGGTTTGGTTGAAATAATATGGACCACAGCACTGAAATATAGCAATGGCTTTACTCGTGTTATACCTGTAGTAATTATTTTAGTTAGCGGTTCTGTGAGTCTTTACTGGCTATCGTTAGCAATGAAGTCTATTCCTCTTGGAACATCTTATGCAGTTTGGACTGGTATAGGCTCTATAGGTGCAGCGATAATAGGAATAATGTTTTTTAATGACCCAGTAAATTTGGGGCGTTTATTTTCCCTTGCTTTGGTAGTGCTGGGTATCATAGGATTAAAAGTATTTTCCAATTAG